The following coding sequences lie in one Cercospora beticola chromosome 9, complete sequence genomic window:
- a CDS encoding uncharacterized protein (antiSMASH:Cluster_9) has protein sequence MQCIGCQSPQRSKTKTVTITSTKSSGGYYGYQQQPRDAVAEAEANGYGSGYKDKGYAKSWEELKKKKHDDEDEDED, from the exons ATGCAGTGCATAGGTTGCCAGTCGCCCCAGCGTAGC aagacgaagaccgTCACTATTACTTCGACGAAAAGTAGTGGTGGATATTATGGTTATCAACAGCAGCCTCGAGATGCGGTTGCGGAAGCTGAGGCGAATGGTTATGGTTCTGGGTATAAGGATAAGGGTTATGCGAAATCTTGGGAGGAATTGAAAAAGAAAAAGC acgacgacgaagacgaagacgaagattaA